In Candidatus Dormiibacterota bacterium, the genomic stretch CAGCAGGCGTAGGCGGCGGCGAGGCCGAGGGCGAGCATCCCGTCCCACTGCCCCAGCAGGAGTGCCTCGAAGGTCCCGAGGCCGGCGAGGGCGATGCCGCCCGAGGCGATGCGCACGGTGCGCGGAGTGGCCGCCGGCCAGGGCGCGGCCCGCACCACCAGCGCGGCGGCGCCGGCCAGCATCAGCAGCTGGAGTGCGCACCACACCCGGTAGGCGGTGGGGAGATCGAGGAGGGTGAGCGGTGCGGCGAGCGCCGCCGCCGCGGGCGGGCTCATGTAGGGGAGGATCTTCGGGAGCTCGTAGCCGGGGTTGAGCCGGCGGTACAAGGGTCCCTCGGCGGCCTGGTCGTAGATGGCGCCGCCGCTGTGCTCGCGGATCAGGGTGCCGGCCACGTAGGTGGGCACGTAGTCGCTCTCCGCCACCTGCAGCCGGTCGACACGCACCCAGATCGCGAGGGTGAGGACGAGCAGCAGGATTGCGAGCCCCGCCAGCCCGAGCGCGATCAGGCGTGGGGAGGCAGGGACGTGGCGAGGGCGCTCCATCACTGTCGGAGACGGTCGCAGGCGCGGCCGGCGGGTGGGTCGCCTGGTGATGGAGATGTGGTCACAGTCCCCCTGTGCCGCCACTCGTCTCTCACCGGTGCGATCATGGGCATATGGCGGCGTGGCGGGACGTCGAGCAGACAGAGCCGGAGTTCGCGCAGCGCGTGCGAGCGCTGTTCGACGCTCACAGGCACAAGACAATGGCCACCTTGCGAGCCGACGGGTCCCCGCGGATCTCCGGGATCGAGACGGTCTTCGAGGACGGCGACCTGGTTTTTGGCTCCATGCCGAACGCGCGCAAGGGCGCGGATCTCCGTCGGGATCCGCGGTTTGCCCTGCACAGCGCCACGGTCGACCCGGTCGAGGGCTCCGAGGCCGAGTGGCCGGGCGAGGCGAAGATCTCCGGTCGGGCGGTCGCTGCGGGACCGATCCCCGAAGGACCGGACGGCGACCGCTTCCACGCCGACATCACCGAGGTCGTGCACACCCACCTGAAC encodes the following:
- a CDS encoding pyridoxamine 5'-phosphate oxidase family protein, coding for MAAWRDVEQTEPEFAQRVRALFDAHRHKTMATLRADGSPRISGIETVFEDGDLVFGSMPNARKGADLRRDPRFALHSATVDPVEGSEAEWPGEAKISGRAVAAGPIPEGPDGDRFHADITEVVHTHLN